A part of Candidatus Electrothrix aestuarii genomic DNA contains:
- a CDS encoding ISNCY family transposase: MPSNTKELTFDTFVNQIHSIFDELPDYRKFSPNLTYSMKDAALGAFSMFFNQSPSFLSHQRAMQQAHGHNNAQSLFGITQIMSDNQTRNLLDTLTSDNFYPIFSETFDRLESAGHLDRYRVLDEYLLVPIDGTEFFRSSKIHCENCSVARNSNGTVSYSHKVLTPVVAAPDNNKVIALEPEFVTPQDGSAKQDCELNAAKRWIERNSSLSARKVIILGDDLFSRGPFCNLLSAHSFRFILICKPSSHTTLYQYVAELEKKDGITVSSQRKWNGKFHELHTYRYANDLPLKQGDDAPSVNWVELTVINTKTQEVLYKNTFITDFKIDRTNVQSIVQAGRTRWKVENENNNILKTKGYHLDHNFGHGDKFLSNTLLTLNLVAFLAHTFLEFVDKKYKAVRSVLSVRKTFFNDLKALTKYLFFSNWSQLINFMFEQLEIKRLST, encoded by the coding sequence ATGCCTTCAAATACCAAAGAATTAACATTCGATACGTTTGTCAATCAGATCCATAGCATATTTGATGAACTCCCGGATTACCGGAAATTCAGCCCAAACCTCACATATTCAATGAAGGATGCGGCGTTAGGTGCGTTTTCCATGTTTTTCAACCAATCCCCATCATTCTTATCTCATCAGCGGGCAATGCAGCAGGCTCACGGGCATAATAATGCTCAAAGTTTGTTCGGAATAACACAGATCATGTCGGACAATCAGACCCGCAATCTTCTTGACACCCTTACTTCTGATAATTTTTATCCAATTTTTTCAGAAACTTTTGATCGGCTTGAAAGTGCTGGACACTTGGATCGTTATAGAGTGCTGGATGAATATTTGTTGGTTCCGATAGATGGTACAGAATTTTTTCGTTCCTCCAAAATACATTGTGAAAACTGTTCCGTTGCTCGTAACTCCAACGGAACGGTAAGTTATTCCCATAAGGTTCTTACCCCGGTGGTAGCTGCACCGGACAACAACAAGGTCATCGCTCTGGAACCAGAATTCGTCACCCCTCAGGATGGTTCAGCAAAACAGGATTGCGAGTTGAATGCTGCTAAGCGCTGGATTGAACGGAACTCTTCTTTATCGGCTCGAAAAGTTATCATCCTGGGAGACGATTTGTTTTCCAGAGGGCCGTTTTGCAACTTATTATCGGCACACAGTTTTCGTTTTATCCTGATTTGCAAACCCTCCTCACATACGACCCTTTATCAGTATGTTGCCGAACTTGAAAAGAAAGATGGTATTACAGTAAGTTCTCAAAGAAAATGGAACGGAAAATTTCACGAGCTTCATACTTATCGTTATGCTAATGACTTACCCCTCAAGCAGGGGGATGACGCTCCTTCTGTCAATTGGGTTGAGTTGACCGTCATTAACACCAAAACACAAGAGGTTCTGTATAAAAATACTTTTATCACTGATTTTAAAATAGACAGAACCAATGTTCAATCTATAGTACAAGCCGGAAGAACTCGATGGAAAGTGGAAAATGAAAACAATAATATCCTCAAAACAAAAGGCTATCATTTAGATCACAATTTCGGACATGGTGATAAATTTCTCTCGAACACCTTGCTGACTCTCAACTTGGTCGCATTTCTGGCCCATACTTTCCTGGAATTTGTTGATAAAAAATACAAAGCCGTCAGATCGGTCTTGTCTGTCCGGAAAACATTTTTTAATGACCTGAAAGCATTAACCAAATATTTATTTTTCAGTAATTGGTCTCAGCTGATAAATTTTATGTTTGAACAGCTTGAGATTAAAAGGCTATCGACTTGA
- a CDS encoding ankyrin repeat domain-containing protein, with translation MNKYILSAILLLCLTSFFSNSSASDTKPEGEIKSLFALLYNLESREEQSSLFKTYLDFLQSAKSGDIEAVKKHLDSNIRLNASIPISNGPIFSGVTMPFHYDYPMSPVRSRGLLDYFQKVDPKYDFDEFTALIMAAQEGHTEIIKLLRQHGASLNTTKIYHRLPYPKKPYYEFAGETALTVAAAYGHFETVKYLIKEGAEINPKEGFAETPLMWAVFNGHYDIVDLLIKKGAKIDSLPRIYCKKQINTDKSHYHIADPLTEKETLKFCIDFYGPLQGEPALILAAQRGHTDLVKLLIENKANINIKNLYSYTPLIAAAENGHHDIIQLLLEAGADINAINVEGNSALIKSTENGDTESVKLLIDHGADPNIRNKVIKMPTKIKGITTTRRNQRKIGHSALTVAATKGYLDLVEILLDHGADINNGNISKKESYNFSMSDYTALTWAVRFGQPEVTKLLIERGADMSMKAKSTNFLLFRLIYNWGETHNGHRKVAKILLDNGALVADEDQYMFQKKLGMLPVLSIASLDALDPACEGEDSQKNCNGKYLENATFDTTSDSIYLSETNLFNFSVHRKGVVTDGVTRLLLRAKSSGPVTFTIKNASSCELGELSSYNGQTPGSPDFQPASMNISNNLSDSTPASSCQKTITIHESHQYGNGDNYVFALYKAPLNFPAGSDATEITKKTAIIEATDSAGNSVIKELELVPPPVVLIHGLWSDKETWSRKVCSSSLATEIPSNLYLTDYDNMSCWDEGLDASLKEKGFKTYLVDYSEHSAATFNPQSNSYPINQLVNKTNDALLDHRKKGIAASQVDVVGHSMGGLITRARTVWMGDKYKRKDNYNKGDFHKIITIGTPHQGSPFGNVLAECKDVKKMYMRCEPDRDCYTKCNESPGPVLRCKEKCKSFCKRYGVGISLKEWMSARKKPIDQGVEDLQIVSEAIANIPLTDVPSHAVIGIASDNSIFELGFNIAFQLDFLLGKFDIRLKDNNEKISVDRLLGKEHDTIVTAKSQRGGLSGQKTSVVKGVVHAPLPVIEDSGETTSKKVSKNIINLLLKNKLVTSLRGEENKQWGFFTATSANNEQTEYTDCKSPAKTDTKGYILGTSIKFVPLAGTVIRPGGNVDIKFDIQGEDEQKAAFFQIDNKVIQVKGEPPYVANYKIPPYKAGKINIYVDTIGSDKESYSFSSHILVVPEGSPDSISSSQEDILLSQVGSTYQLEVIGKYPNGSEFNIAEGELGTTYATESGTEDIITVSSDGLIEAKGKGLDSVLITNSGHSFKVSVQVDPILTIEQAKQLYKDGNGQAYVMSIDQTFAKTMKDKNTAGSDQGNEAAVNGKQVFQGCKGCHAYQGQGGTIGPDLTNVAEKYQNKRGELMEFIRQPPSPANMVMTPFSGSESELEALTDYLLEN, from the coding sequence ATGAATAAATACATTCTTTCTGCAATCCTGTTACTTTGCCTAACCTCCTTTTTCTCAAACTCCTCAGCCTCAGATACAAAACCAGAGGGAGAGATCAAATCTCTTTTTGCTTTGCTCTACAATTTAGAGTCAAGGGAAGAACAAAGTTCGCTCTTCAAAACATATTTGGATTTTCTTCAGTCCGCGAAATCCGGCGATATTGAGGCCGTCAAAAAACATTTAGACAGTAATATCCGCCTGAATGCATCAATACCAATTAGTAATGGACCAATATTCTCTGGGGTCACAATGCCATTTCATTATGATTATCCAATGTCCCCTGTACGATCACGCGGCCTGCTGGATTATTTTCAGAAAGTTGATCCAAAATATGATTTTGATGAATTTACAGCCTTGATTATGGCAGCGCAAGAAGGCCATACAGAAATTATCAAACTTTTGCGCCAACATGGTGCTAGTTTGAATACCACCAAAATATATCATAGACTCCCATACCCTAAAAAGCCTTATTATGAATTTGCAGGGGAAACCGCCTTAACTGTGGCAGCGGCGTATGGGCACTTTGAAACAGTTAAATACCTCATTAAGGAGGGGGCTGAAATAAATCCCAAAGAAGGGTTTGCCGAAACACCCTTAATGTGGGCTGTTTTTAATGGTCATTACGACATAGTTGATCTCCTTATAAAAAAAGGGGCAAAGATTGACTCACTACCCAGAATATACTGTAAGAAACAGATTAACACTGATAAATCTCACTATCATATTGCTGACCCTCTAACAGAAAAGGAAACTTTAAAATTCTGCATTGACTTTTATGGCCCTTTACAAGGAGAACCCGCTTTAATTTTAGCAGCTCAGAGAGGTCACACCGATCTTGTTAAATTGCTTATTGAAAATAAAGCCAATATTAACATCAAAAATTTGTATAGCTATACACCACTCATAGCAGCAGCGGAAAACGGACACCATGATATTATACAGCTACTGCTTGAAGCAGGTGCTGACATTAATGCCATTAACGTTGAGGGAAATTCCGCATTAATAAAATCTACAGAAAATGGGGATACTGAATCTGTAAAGTTGTTGATAGACCATGGTGCCGATCCAAATATTAGAAATAAAGTCATAAAAATGCCAACAAAAATAAAGGGCATCACGACAACTAGAAGAAATCAAAGGAAAATCGGCCACTCCGCTCTAACTGTAGCAGCAACAAAAGGATACCTTGACCTTGTCGAAATTCTTTTAGATCACGGTGCTGACATCAATAACGGCAACATCTCTAAAAAAGAGAGTTACAATTTTTCAATGTCAGACTATACAGCCTTGACTTGGGCTGTAAGATTTGGACAGCCTGAAGTTACAAAATTACTCATAGAAAGAGGAGCAGATATGAGCATGAAGGCCAAATCTACCAATTTCCTCTTGTTCAGGTTGATATACAATTGGGGTGAAACTCATAACGGGCACAGAAAAGTTGCAAAAATACTTTTGGACAACGGGGCGCTTGTAGCCGACGAAGATCAATACATGTTCCAAAAAAAACTCGGGATGCTGCCTGTTCTATCTATAGCATCTCTGGACGCTCTAGACCCTGCATGTGAGGGTGAAGACTCCCAGAAAAACTGCAATGGAAAATATTTAGAGAATGCCACTTTCGACACGACATCTGACAGCATTTATCTCTCTGAAACGAATTTATTTAATTTCAGTGTTCATCGCAAAGGAGTAGTTACAGATGGCGTTACCCGGTTACTTCTCCGAGCTAAGAGTAGCGGCCCTGTTACATTCACCATTAAAAATGCTTCATCATGTGAGTTAGGAGAATTGTCGTCTTATAATGGTCAGACACCCGGCTCTCCTGATTTTCAGCCAGCTTCGATGAATATTTCAAACAATCTTTCCGATTCAACTCCTGCCTCATCATGTCAAAAAACTATTACGATACATGAATCCCATCAATATGGGAACGGTGATAATTACGTATTTGCCCTGTACAAAGCTCCGCTCAATTTCCCGGCTGGTTCTGATGCTACTGAGATAACTAAGAAGACAGCCATAATTGAGGCTACAGACTCTGCCGGAAATTCTGTTATCAAGGAGTTAGAACTCGTGCCGCCGCCAGTCGTTCTGATTCATGGTTTATGGAGTGATAAGGAAACGTGGAGTCGGAAGGTCTGCTCTAGCTCTTTAGCTACTGAAATTCCTTCAAATCTCTACCTGACAGACTATGACAACATGAGTTGCTGGGATGAAGGGCTTGATGCCTCTTTAAAAGAAAAAGGATTTAAAACTTACCTAGTAGATTATAGCGAACACTCAGCTGCTACCTTCAATCCACAATCTAACAGTTACCCAATAAATCAACTTGTTAATAAAACTAATGATGCATTACTCGACCATCGAAAGAAAGGAATCGCCGCCTCTCAGGTCGATGTTGTTGGTCATAGCATGGGGGGGCTGATTACACGGGCAAGAACAGTATGGATGGGAGATAAATACAAGAGAAAAGATAATTACAATAAAGGAGATTTTCATAAAATTATTACGATAGGAACGCCTCATCAAGGTTCACCTTTTGGAAATGTTTTAGCAGAATGTAAAGATGTCAAAAAAATGTATATGCGCTGCGAGCCAGACAGAGATTGTTATACAAAATGTAATGAATCTCCCGGACCAGTATTAAGGTGCAAAGAAAAATGTAAATCATTTTGCAAACGCTATGGTGTTGGCATCAGTCTTAAAGAATGGATGTCAGCACGAAAAAAGCCGATAGATCAAGGAGTAGAGGATCTTCAGATTGTAAGTGAGGCTATTGCTAATATTCCGTTAACCGATGTTCCCTCACATGCAGTTATAGGAATTGCCTCGGATAATTCTATTTTCGAGTTAGGCTTCAATATCGCGTTTCAACTGGATTTCTTATTGGGTAAATTCGATATAAGACTGAAAGATAATAACGAAAAAATCAGTGTTGACAGATTGTTGGGAAAGGAACACGATACAATTGTTACTGCAAAAAGCCAGCGTGGAGGGTTATCAGGTCAAAAAACAAGCGTTGTGAAGGGGGTTGTGCATGCTCCTCTTCCTGTTATTGAAGACTCTGGCGAGACAACGTCAAAAAAAGTTTCTAAAAATATTATTAATCTCTTATTAAAAAATAAACTGGTTACCTCGTTACGAGGGGAAGAAAATAAACAATGGGGTTTCTTTACAGCGACTTCTGCTAATAATGAGCAAACTGAATATACCGACTGTAAATCCCCTGCAAAAACAGATACAAAAGGATATATTTTAGGTACATCAATAAAGTTTGTGCCACTGGCAGGCACCGTTATCAGGCCGGGCGGAAACGTTGACATAAAATTTGATATACAAGGGGAGGATGAACAGAAAGCGGCTTTTTTCCAAATAGACAATAAGGTAATACAGGTCAAAGGTGAGCCACCTTACGTTGCGAATTATAAAATCCCACCCTATAAAGCAGGAAAAATAAACATCTATGTAGATACAATTGGTTCTGATAAGGAATCATACTCCTTCTCTTCCCATATACTCGTTGTACCCGAAGGCTCACCGGATTCAATCAGCTCGTCACAGGAAGATATCCTGCTCTCCCAAGTTGGTTCCACCTATCAACTTGAGGTCATAGGAAAATACCCTAACGGCTCAGAATTCAATATTGCAGAAGGTGAATTAGGCACAACCTATGCCACAGAAAGCGGAACGGAAGACATAATCACAGTTTCATCCGACGGACTTATTGAAGCAAAGGGAAAAGGTCTGGATTCAGTTCTTATTACCAACTCGGGGCATTCTTTTAAAGTTTCTGTGCAGGTAGATCCTATACTTACTATAGAACAAGCAAAGCAGTTATATAAAGACGGGAACGGCCAAGCCTATGTTATGAGTATAGACCAGACCTTCGCCAAGACAATGAAGGATAAGAATACAGCTGGATCGGATCAAGGCAATGAAGCGGCTGTAAACGGTAAGCAGGTCTTCCAGGGATGCAAGGGCTGTCATGCCTATCAGGGGCAAGGCGGCACCATAGGACCTGATTTGACGAACGTGGCAGAAAAGTATCAAAATAAGAGGGGTGAACTCATGGAATTCATCCGTCAGCCTCCAAGTCCGGCAAATATGGTTATGACTCCTTTCAGCGGCTCCGAATCAGAGCTTGAGGCACTCACAGATTATCTGCTGGAAAACTAA